The genomic window ACCCATCCGCCGCCCGGGGGGAGCCGTCTGGCCGCAGATGAAGCCCACGACGGGCTTGGTGACGTGGGCCTTGATGTAGGCCGCCGCCGCCTCCTCGGCGGTCCCCCCGATCTCGCCGATCAGGACGATCAGCCGCGTGTCAGAATCCGCCTGGAAGAGGCGGAGGACGTCGACGAAGCCCGTCCCGATGACCGGGTCGCCGCCGATTCCCACGCACGTGGACTGGCCGATCCCCCGCTGGGAGAGCTGGTGGACCACCTCGTAGGTGAGCGTGCCGCTCCGCGAGACTACCCCGACGTGACCCTCGGTGTGGATGTGGCCGGGCATGATCCCGACCTTGGCTCGAGCGGGTGAGATGAGGCCCGGACAGTTGGGACCGATGAGGCGGCAGGAACGCGTGGCGAGAAACGCCCTGGCCCTCACCGTGTCGAGCGTCGGAATTCCCTCCGTGATGCAGACGATCAACGAGATACCGGCCGCCCCAGCCTCCATGATGGCATCGGCCGCGGCCACCGGCGGGACGAAGATGAGCGCGCACGTGGGCGCCTCGGCCCGAACCGCCTCGTCCACGGTGTTCCAGACCGGGAAGCCCTCGTGCGTGCTGCCGCCCTTGCCGGGCGTGACGCCCCCCACGACGTTGGTCCCGTACTCCCGGCAGCGCTGGGCGTGGAAGGACCCTTCCCGGCCGGTGATCCCCTGCACCAGGACCCGCGTGCTCTTGTCGACGAGGATGCTCACCTTTTTATTCGGAGGGGGACACCCGCGCCTTCGGCGCGGGTACCCGGGCCCCCTCCGAGGCCTCCCCCATAGCTTGCGCGGGCACAGCCCGCGCTCGAAAGGCGGACAGGCACTGCGATGACCGCACTCGCCGCATCATCTGGCGCTTCGCGCGAGGGCGACTACTTTCTCGGCGCCGTCCCCCATGCTGGCGGCGGTCGTGAAGTTGAGACCCGACTCGGCCAGCATCCGCCGGCCTTCCTCGACGTTCGTCCCCTCCATCCGGATCACCACCGGAAGCGTGAGGCCGAGCTTCCTGACCGCCGCGATGACGCCTTCAGCGAGGCGGTCACACCGGAGGATTCCGCCGAAGACATTGATCAGGACCGCCTTCACGTTCCGATCGGACGAGAGGATCCTGAAGGCGTTTTCAATCTGCTCTGCTGACGCGCCGCCTCCGACGTCGAGGAAGTTGGCGGGCT from Candidatus Rokuibacteriota bacterium includes these protein-coding regions:
- the sucD gene encoding succinate--CoA ligase subunit alpha; this encodes MSILVDKSTRVLVQGITGREGSFHAQRCREYGTNVVGGVTPGKGGSTHEGFPVWNTVDEAVRAEAPTCALIFVPPVAAADAIMEAGAAGISLIVCITEGIPTLDTVRARAFLATRSCRLIGPNCPGLISPARAKVGIMPGHIHTEGHVGVVSRSGTLTYEVVHQLSQRGIGQSTCVGIGGDPVIGTGFVDVLRLFQADSDTRLIVLIGEIGGTAEEAAAAYIKAHVTKPVVGFICGQTAPPGRRMGHAGAIIAGGKGTAAEKMAALEGAGVTLVRSPAEIGASVARVLRDGVG